A stretch of Lathyrus oleraceus cultivar Zhongwan6 chromosome 6, CAAS_Psat_ZW6_1.0, whole genome shotgun sequence DNA encodes these proteins:
- the LOC127097151 gene encoding low affinity inorganic phosphate transporter 1 produces MMGKEPLKVLNALDVAKTQMYHFTAIVIAGMGFFTDSYDLFCISLVTKLLGRIYYYDGGNNPGSLPQNVSAAINGVAFCGTLAGQLFFGWLGDKMGRKRVYGMTLLIMVISSLASGLSFGKDPKAVVFTLCFFRFWLGFGIGGDYPLSATIMSEYANKKTRGAFIAAVFAMQGFGILAGGAVGIIVSSIFKALYPAPAFHVNPTLSTVPQADYVWRIVLMLGAIPAALTYYWRMKMPETARYTALVAKNATQAAADMSKVMQVEIQTESDMSQVEIQTEPEKVQELGGNDFGLFTKRFLRRHGLHLFATATTWFLLDIAYYSQNLFQKDVFSAIGWIPDAKTMSALEEVYKIARAQTLIALCSTVPGYWFTVAFIDRIGRFTIQLMGFFFMTVFMFALAIPYHHWTLNGNQIGFVVLYSFTFFFANFGPNATTFVVPAEIFPARLRSTCHGISAAAGKAGAIVGAFGFLYAQNSIGLRFVLLLLGGANFLGMLFTLLLPESKGKSLEEISGEAHEQPNAESALEAGLQV; encoded by the coding sequence ATGATGGGTAAGGAGCCGTTGAAGGTTCTTAATGCACTGGATGTGGCAAAGACACAAATGTACCATTTCACAGCAATTGTGATAGCTGGAATGGGTTTCTTTACTGATTCCTATGATCTCTTCTGCATTTCCCTAGTCACCAAATTGCTGGGTCGTATCTATTACTATGACGGTGGCAACAATCCAGGTTCACTGCCACAAAATGTTTCCGCGGCAATCAACGGTGTTGCCTTCTGTGGAACACTTGCCGGACAACTTTTCTTTGGTTGGCTTGGTGACAAAATGGGAAGGAAACGTGTTTATGGAATGACCCTTCTGATTATGGTCATATCTTCGCTTGCTTCTGGTCTCTCTTTTGGGAAGGATCCCAAAGCTGTTGTGTTTACTCTTTGTTTCTTTAGGTTTTGGCTTGGATTTGGAATTGGTGGTGATTACCCTCTTTCCGCCACAATCATGTCTGAGTATGCAAACAAAAAGACTCGGGGCGCATTTATAGCTGCCGTTTTTGCTATGCAAGGATTTGGAATTTTGGCCGGCGGAGCTGTTGGAATTATAGTTTCATCTATTTTCAAAGCCTTGTATCCTGCCCCAGCTTTTCATGTTAACCCAACTCTGTCCACAGTTCCACAAGCTGATTATGTTTGGAGGATAGTCTTGATGTTGGGCGCAATTCCGGCAGCGTTGACATACTATTGGAGGATGAAAATGCCTGAAACTGCAAGATACACTGCTTTGGTTGCAAAGAATGCTACTCAAGCTGCTGCAGATATGTCAAAAGTGATGCAAGTTGAGATACAAACCGAATCAGATATGTCACAAGTTGAGATACAAACTGAACCGGAAAAGGTTCAAGAATTGGGAGGGAATGATTTTGGTTTGTTTACAAAAAGGTTTCTTCGCCGTCATGGACTACATTTGTTTGCAACAGCTACTACTTGGTTCTTGTTGGACATTGCTTATTATAGTCAGAATCTTTTCCAGAAAGATGTTTTCAGTGCAATTGGATGGATACCAGACGCTAAAACCATGAGTGCCCTTGAAGAGGTTTATAAAATTGCCAGAGCACAGACACTTATAGCCCTTTGCAGCACTGTTCCTGGTTACTGGTTCACCGTTGCATTCATTGATAGAATTGGAAGATTTACAATCCAATTGATGGGATTTTTCTTCATGACCGTTTTCATGTTTGCATTGGCCATTCCTTACCATCACTGGACTTTGAATGGAAACCAAATAGGATTTGTTGTCTTGTATTCATTCACATTCTTCTTTGCTAACTTTGGACCAAATGCAACCACGTTTGTGGTTCCGGCTGAGATTTTTCCTGCAAGGCTAAGGTCAACATGTCATGGAATATCGGCTGCTGCTGGAAAAGCTGGGGCAATTGTAGGTGCTTTCGGTTTCTTGTATGCTCAAAATAGCATTGGATTGAGATTTGTGCTTCTGCTTTTGGGTGGTGCCAATTTTTTGGGAATGTTGTTTACGTTGTTGTTGCCGGAATCTAAAGGAAAATCTTTGGAAGAGATTTCTGGTGAAGCTCATGAACAACCTAACGCAGAATCTGCATTGGAGGCTGGTCTTCAAGTTTAG
- the LOC127095330 gene encoding uncharacterized mitochondrial protein AtMg00810-like yields the protein MGLMAYYLGIEVKQEDKGIFITQEGYAKEVLKKFKMDDANPVGTPMECGNKLSKHENGEFVDPTLYKSLVGSLRYLTSTRPDILYVVGVIIGYRDSDWSGDLDDRKSTTGFVFFMGDTAFTWMSKKQPIVTLSTCEAEYVAATSCVCHAV from the exons ATGGGGCTCATGGCATATTATCTCGGCATCGAAGTAAAGCAAGAAGACAAAGGAATTTTTATCACCCAAGAAGGTTATGCCAAAGAAGTCCTTAAGAAGTTCAAGATGGATGATGCCAATCCAGTTGGTACCCCGATGGAATGTGGAAACAAGTTGAGTAAGCATGAAAATGGAGAGTTTGTTGATCCAACTCTTTACAAAAGTTTGGTTGGAAGTCTGCGTTACTTGACAAGTACAAGGCCGGATATTCTCTATGTTGTAGGAGTC ATTATTGGCTATAGGGATAGTGATTGGAGTGGAGACTTGGATGATAGAAAAAGCACTACTGGTTTTGTGTTCTTCATGGGAGATACTGCTTTCACTTGGATGTCAAAGAAGCAACCTATCGTCACACTATCAACTTGTGAAGCTGAGTATGTTGCTGCCACATCATGTGTTTGTCATGCAGTTTGA